From the genome of Carassius gibelio isolate Cgi1373 ecotype wild population from Czech Republic chromosome A18, carGib1.2-hapl.c, whole genome shotgun sequence:
AAGTACGGGGAAGCTTGTTGACGCTTTGGCCGCTCTGACATagcatggagaagagaagtgtcacaacataaaatgtaataaacagaaaaaacaagCAATACACTGAAGAAACCAtttataatgacagaattattataaCCGTTTTGGTCACATTTGTTTGGGAAGAAAAGAATagctattattgttatattaatattatatttactttaatgtaattggTCAAATTGGTGTTACCGTGAGCAAATTAATTGCATTCCCGCTTAAAACAAGCGCtcgtaaatatttcaaataagttgagctcattcTCAAATGTGTATCACTGTCGGATAATCGTGAAGTTGTTGTGTTTGGTGCTGCTTGAGAAAACATCGGACTCGGAGATTTTGGGTTCATGAAACCCTCCAGGGCCGTTATCAATTCAGAGAGTATCACCGGCTGGTGCAGCAGCTGCAGCTCGATGACGAGAGGTACGTCCAGCGGAACTTCAGGCTGGACACAGTTTGATAGCGTGTTGATAGAACTAATGTTTTGGTAGGAACGAAAGTTTACATCGTATGTTTCTCCGGAATCAGCCAGCGCGAAGGACGTCTatattccgattggttgctggtGTTTTGCTGCTGCTTGCCGCTgaacatagctcattaccataaagttgagcTACTTCAACTTTCAGATTGATGCTCTAGTCGCTCAAAACGCCATGCCAAGGAATTTGATGCTCCTTGCAGCTGAGAGAAGCCAgcttccattgaaaatgaatgacttccggtaaCTTTGGAAGCTCAAGTCGGCGGAGGTGTGTACGTCGTACAGTAAAACAAAGCAGTTGCATTTTTGCACTTCTGGTTCCATCAACCCAAAGTCAATGTTTATTTGCACATACATAACCCAATTATGCATAATAAGCCAACAGTTCTGGTGGTCATGTAAACGCAGACTAAGGTAATCATAAATGGCATAAGCATAAACCAATCGACACAGCTAGATTTTgtctatgttgttccaaacccgtaagaccttcgttcatcttcggaacacaaattaagatatttttgatgaaatctgagagctggatcactcctccataggcttccAAGGGCCTGAAACTTGTTGGCCCAGAAAAGTTATAAAAGAGATCGTTAATATAGTtcaagtgactacagtggctcagtcttaagtttatcaagcgacgagaatactttttgtgtgcaaaaaacaacaaaaataatgactttattccactattcatttccttctaTCTGGGCCACGAGTGAGTTCACGTAGTAAAACTGCGCAGTGGGTCTGTGTTGCACGTCACCACGTAGGCTCACTATTGGTCgacgctggtcatgtgtgtgatgcatgTGACGTGCAACACAGACGCACTGCACAGTTTTACTACGTGAAAAAACTCGTGGCCcaaagagaaggaaatgaatagtggaataaagtcattatttttatttattttttgcgcacaaaaagtattctcgtcgcttgataaacttaagactgagccactgtagtcacttggactatattaatgatctctttaataacttttctgggccaacaagtttcagtcccttggaagtctatggaggagtgatccagctctcagatttcatcaaaaatatcttaatttgtgttccgaagatgaacgaaggttttacgggtttggaacaacatgagggtgagtaattactgacagaaatttcatttttgggtaaactatccctttaacctgtGTTCTGTGGCTTATTGAAGTGAGCATGTGTGATGTGTGACAGGAAAGTGTCCTTATTGTGGATTTAAGCACATCCAGAGAGAGCAAGCGTTTTCTCTACCCAAGAAACTCTTAAAATGTGTTCTCATCTCATGCAGAGGTGGTACAGTCAAAATCCTGCATCCGATACTGGATGAGAGGAGAATATGAGTCTGTAAGATTCCCACTGGTATTCTGGAATACTCTTGGGCTTTATTTAACATCACAAGTgacatgacatatgaaatacacaaAGTCAGATACACATATGGTTTGCTTTTGACGTCATTAACCTGATTTACTTATAAAGGCACACAATCAGTCAAACATACATTACAAGAATgtagaaacattatatatattacacaaggatatggattttctatagggttctaaAATCCTATAAGGTTTTTGTGGAGGGAACTAGGTGAGGTGAACTACCGGGTTGGCCTGTAAAAATACATCATCACTGCGGCACTCTGTTCTAAACAATATATAGCCATGATCAtattgtttgtgtaagaaaatgtatgtaattttaaaagCAAAGCATGCTTTGAGATTAGCCTGGCTGACTATTTTCCTTCAGTAATTTCCCTTCTACATCATATAATGTACATCATATGGTAGAGAACTTTTAGTaagaatcaaaataatatttgacattaaaGAAACTGAAGCTAATGTATTTCTCCTCTTCAGGGCGTGGAGTTTTCACCACTGGAGCTTTTTTCAGAGGTGATTTTGTTCTTTAATACAGAGGTGAACTTCTGAGTTCACAGGAGAGTCTGGACCGAACTGGACACTACACTGAAGCTGAGAACACGTTCCTGTTTGATTTTCAGTGGCATGGCAAAAATTGGTGGCGAGTACAGAACTGTTGGATTGATGTAGTAGGTATGCTAAAATATCTGGAACTGTAAGATACTTAGTTCATGCCTGTAGTTCTGTTCACACGTTTCTTTTGGTCCGGATACGCTTAGTGTTCAGATTGGCATTTCTATCGTTGAACCTAAGTTATGATTGACCAGTCTGTCCTTTTTAGGGTCACatattcctgtttttgttttatttacatgtcTCTGGTCCATgttatgttcatatttcatttgaaCTGCACCAGAGTTCATTTGGAAGCCAACTGAGACCCTTCTCTTCAGCGTCTCGGTCCGCTTGTTTGGTCGCACCAGGTTTCAAATAGCAGCTTTCACATTTATTCAGATGAACCACATTAACAGTCTAAAAAAACATGCCAGATGTGAACACACCCTAATACTTCAAATTCACCATGAACTGACATAGAGTACGGAGTGTAGTTTCtttgagtcatcaaaaaaaattcCCCCTGTATTCCCTAAAGAGAACAACATGGTAACTTTTAGATGCTTTTATCTGAGAGCTGTACATTACCATACATTGCAGTACACTatcatatagatcagtggttctggTCCCTCCTCTGCAGATTCTGTAGGTCTCCTTCACCTGATGCACTCAGATGAGTTCATAGAGCCATGTTCTGATGATGAACTCCTCATCTCAATCAGGTGGATTAAAACACCAGACATACAGCATATGCAGAGCGGTGGGTTCCCAGGACTGGGGTTCAGAACCACTTGTAAAAATAACTGTACATGTCTAGCATATATACTAAGATTATAAGTATTGagtgttcattttatgtttttatagcatGGATGCATCTAAAGAAGACTCGTCTTTGGGAAGACTTGCAAACGATGAGACCAGAAATCCTACTTGCAAAATGAGAACCGTTGAAGTGAGCAGAAAACCtcacctgtgtctgtttgctgtaCGAGACATTCTACCAGGAGAGGAAATCACTTACAATTATGGAGACTCAGATTGGCCATGGCGAGTCAAGGTACTATCAATAAAATGCTAAAGAGATTGATCAGTAATTCATGATAATTTTTTACTCTAATTCTGATTAGTTACCATGTGATTGTGGTCTCATATTTCTCAAGCCTTTGAATAAAGCATCAGCAGAATCCACTGATAAAAAGCCAGCCAGCAGTTTGCGCCTGCATAAATCCGTAAGTCCACTTTAAAACATCTGTatcattattctatattattgACTCTCTCAGCATAGAGTTGTGTGTGGAATGATATATAAAGTATAGGACAGCTAGAGGAATGAACATTAACAAGTTTTTTTGTCCTTTACaaatattctgatattttgatattcactggtttcttttctgaCATCTAGCCCCATTGTGCAGCTTCTGTTTCCTCTCCTGAACTGGACAAGGTAAACAGCAATGGTCCTCATAAGCAGTCAGGCAAATCAAGAACATCAAGGAATAAAACGGTAACCTTCTTAAACATGCAACAACTATCTACTGATGTTTACTGCCAGCTAGTTAAAAATGCAATAAGTGATTTCTGAGAAACACTTAATATTTGAAATCGACACCCAAACAAACAGACCCCTCCCTTCATTGCTCCGCCCCCAAAATAATGAACACGCAGCACAGTCAACCACTATTAGCTGGTGCTCAggtgttcaaatagaaaatatcttTATTGCTGGCAAACCATAGAATGGTTTGGTTTAAGTTGATTTGTAGGTGCATATCGACTTCATCAAGCACCCgtgtcatttgaaatgtatttatgtactcacaattaaaaaaaaacaaacaagaaattatTTAACGCTGCAGTCCTAGTTTTTCGTCTTTGTCGCCATTTCTGTTCGAAATCTGCAATTGCAGTCATTCGTGGAACTATCAACTTTACATGGGTTGTGCTTTGACACGGCACAGCGCGAATGAATCCAATGTTTTGAGGAGAACGTGCTGCTGTCAATCACATCGCGTCGGTGTGGATACTGTCATTTGCAATGACCGATTATACTTTTTGGAAGTATGAGTCATGACCAACAGAAGAATGTTCACTGGAAAATGACACCTGAACAAGTAACATccacttttgttctgaccaactaaggggaaaaaaagcattgCAGTGAATCGCGCTGATGAAAGGTGGGGGTATGTGATTTGCAAAACGGCCGGCAgattttgaaaatacacaacTCCTATGGTCTTACCTTCTTTCCTTTGACTCCACCCATTCGAAGAACATGGACATGATGGGGGAGGGGGTATGGTACGACCGTTTGATTGATGCAGTTACTGTCTAATGATTCTAGGTAGTTTTGGAAATGATTGGCTGGAGTTTTTTCGAGTCCTGCCTGTTCCACAGATGATTAAATTGCTTACTTTTCATTTCAGTGCTTCTAACTCAGTGGCTGTAAGTGGGTTAGGAATAGGatttcaagtgattttgaaaaaatggacaaaaaagagaattacataccccacctttaaatttaacaatcgCTTATCAAttatcatatcacatcaaaccgtgcaaactatactttgttctcaaattgttaatgttaacaacatcagcattgtgtGACTACATTTAAGGCCCTTCAGATATTTATCCTTGTTTTCGTGTGGGCCAGGCGGccagtctctttttttctgtagccACTCCAAAGTCCAAGTCACCCACATCACCTTCAACCTCgcctgtgcagccctcatcatcctcaccTGCCTACAGAGGAGGAGAGTGCATCAACAAAGCTGCTTGCGAATGTGGCATAAAGAACCCTGAAGCACTGTCATCAACTAGGCTTAGGAAACACATAGCAACCATGTCTAAAATTCTTAACCTTAATGAGAATGAAGCAGACCAACTGGCTGATTTCCTTGGTCACGATATCAGAATCCACAGACAGTATTATCGGTTACCAGAGGGAACACTGCAGCTGGCAAAAATGAGTAAAGTCCTAATGGCCATGGAGAAAGGAACACTGTCTGACTACAAAGGAAAGAAACTTGATGACATTGAAATCGACCCAAATGGTATGAGTATACATgctctgtgtgtatctgtgctgTACATATTTGCAAAACAATGTATATATTCATGTCACAGATACTAGGTATAAGCAATAAAGTGTTCATTTTtcgttaattaattattaagagcAACTTGAGGCCCAAGGTGATTCCATGTCAAGTGATGAGGAGGATTCCAGTGACCTCTCTCAGACATCAGCACCAGCACCAGTACAGACTGATCAACCTGTTCAATCTGAACAAGCTGTTTCACAGGAGGATCAAGGTAAGAAAAATCTCTACATTGCACAAAcaacaataat
Proteins encoded in this window:
- the LOC127934550 gene encoding uncharacterized protein LOC127934550, whose product is MDASKEDSSLGRLANDETRNPTCKMRTVEVSRKPHLCLFAVRDILPGEEITYNYGDSDWPWRVKPLNKASAESTDKKPASSLRLHKSPHCAASVSSPELDKVNSNGPHKQSGKSRTSRNKTAASLFFSVATPKSKSPTSPSTSPVQPSSSSPAYRGGECINKAACECGIKNPEALSSTRLRKHIATMSKILNLNENEADQLADFLGHDIRIHRQYYRLPEGTLQLAKMSKVLMAMEKGTLSDYKGKKLDDIEIDPNEQLEAQGDSMSSDEEDSSDLSQTSAPAPVQTDQPVQSEQAVSQEDQGSSNAPKKKWEDSEVKAVERHMMSFIKTCKVPGKQDCERCIHAEPEALRSEHGLV